The Homo sapiens chromosome 5 genomic patch of type FIX, GRCh38.p14 PATCHES HG1395_PATCH genome includes a window with the following:
- the ECSCR gene encoding endothelial cell-specific chemotaxis regulator isoform 1 precursor (isoform 1 precursor is encoded by transcript variant 1), translating into MGTAGAMQLCWVILGFLLFRGHNSQPTMTQTSSSQGGLGGLSLTTEPVSSNPGYIPSSEANRPSHLSSTGTPGAGVPSSGRDGGTSRDTFQTVPPNSTTMSLSMREDATILPSPTSETVLTVAAFGVISFIVILVVVVIILVGVVSLRFKCRKSKESEDPQKPGSSGLSESCSTANGEKDSITLISMKNINMNNGKQSLSAEKVL; encoded by the exons ATGGGCACCGCAGGAGCCATGCAGCTGTGCTGGGTGATCCTGGGCTTCCTCCTGTTCCGAG GCCACAACTCCCAGCCCACAATGACCCAGACCTCTAGCTCTCAGG GAGGCCTTGGCGGTCTAAGTCTGACCACAGAGCCAGTTTCTTCCAACCCAG GATACATCCCTTCCTCAGAGGCTAACAGGCCAAGCCATCTGTCCAGCACTGGTACCCCAG GCGCAGGTGTCCCCAGCAGTGGAAGAGACGGAGGCACAAGCAGAG ACACATTTCAAACTGTTCCCCCCAATTCAACCACCATGAGCCTGAGCATGAGGGAAGATGCGACCATCCTGCCCAGCCCCACGTCAGAGACTGTGCTCACTGTGGCTGCATTTG GTGTTATCAGCTTCATTGTCATCCTGGTGGTTGTGGTGATCATCCTAGTTGGTGTGGTCAGCCTGAGGTTCAAGTGTCGGAAGAGCAAGGAGTCTGAAG ATCCCCAGAAACCTGGGAGTTCAGGGCTGTCTGAAAG CTGCTCCACAGCCAATGGAGAGAAAGACAGCATCACCCTTATCTCCATGAAGAACATCAACATGAATAATGGCAAACAAAGTCTCTCAGCAGAGAAG GTTCTTTAA
- the SMIM33 gene encoding small integral membrane protein 33 → MHQAGHYSWPSPAVNSSSEQEPQRQLPEVLSGTWEQPRVDGLPVVTVIVAVFVLLAVCIIVAVHFGPRLHQGHATLPTEPPTPKPDGGIYLIHWRVLGPQDSPEEAPPGPLVPGSCPAPDGPRPSIDEVTCL, encoded by the exons ATGCACCAG GCTGGCCACTACTCCTGGCCTTCTCCAGCTGTGAACAGTTCATCAGAGCAGGAGCCCCAGAGGCAGCTTCCGGAGGTGCTAAGTGGCACCTGGGAACAACCTCGAGTTGACGGGCTGCCTGTGGTCACCGTCATTGTCGCTGTCTTTGTTCTGCTGGCAGTCTGCATCATAGTGGCAGTCCATTTTGGGCCAAGGCTGCACCAGGGCCATGCCACTCTCCCTACAGAGCCACCGACCCCAAAGCCAGATGGTGGCATCTACCTCATCCACTGGCGGGTGCTGGGCCCCCAAGACAGTCCTGAAGAAGCACCACCGGGCCCTCTTGTCCCTGGCTCCTGCCCTGCGCCAGATGGACCCAGGCCCAGCATCGATGAAGTCACTTGTCTGTAG
- the ECSCR gene encoding endothelial cell-specific chemotaxis regulator isoform 2 precursor (isoform 2 precursor is encoded by transcript variant 2), whose product MGTAGAMQLCWVILGFLLFRGHNSQPTMTQTSSSQGGLGGLSLTTEPVSSNPGYIPSSEANRPSHLSSTGTPGAGVPSSGRDGGTSRDTFQTVPPNSTTMSLSMREDATILPSPTSETVLTVAAFGVISFIVILVVVVIILVGVVSLRFKCRKSKESEDPQKPGSSGLSESCSTANGEKDSITLISMKNINMNNGKQSLSAEKI is encoded by the exons ATGGGCACCGCAGGAGCCATGCAGCTGTGCTGGGTGATCCTGGGCTTCCTCCTGTTCCGAG GCCACAACTCCCAGCCCACAATGACCCAGACCTCTAGCTCTCAGG GAGGCCTTGGCGGTCTAAGTCTGACCACAGAGCCAGTTTCTTCCAACCCAG GATACATCCCTTCCTCAGAGGCTAACAGGCCAAGCCATCTGTCCAGCACTGGTACCCCAG GCGCAGGTGTCCCCAGCAGTGGAAGAGACGGAGGCACAAGCAGAG ACACATTTCAAACTGTTCCCCCCAATTCAACCACCATGAGCCTGAGCATGAGGGAAGATGCGACCATCCTGCCCAGCCCCACGTCAGAGACTGTGCTCACTGTGGCTGCATTTG GTGTTATCAGCTTCATTGTCATCCTGGTGGTTGTGGTGATCATCCTAGTTGGTGTGGTCAGCCTGAGGTTCAAGTGTCGGAAGAGCAAGGAGTCTGAAG ATCCCCAGAAACCTGGGAGTTCAGGGCTGTCTGAAAG CTGCTCCACAGCCAATGGAGAGAAAGACAGCATCACCCTTATCTCCATGAAGAACATCAACATGAATAATGGCAAACAAAGTCTCTCAGCAGAGAAG ATCTAA